TTCTTATGGTAGATCAAAAATCCGTAAGTTTACTCACTGCTGTCTGGGGCCCCCTCTTCTGGAATACTGCTTTCCGGACTGTCTCCGGTTATCCCTCTGTCCTCTTCCTCAGGAATGGTCTCGGATCTGTCCGATGCGCCTTCTGAATTAACAGCAGCCGGCTCCTCAACCTCAGATCGGGAAACACCTGATTCTCCATCAGATTTTGTCTCTTCGCTGTCGACTGGAGGAGAGGGAGGCTCAACTACCGGTGCAGCTTCTGTGCTGTCAGTTGGGCCTGATGTGGTTTCTTCCACCTGAACAGGCGCATCCTTTTTTTCCACAGATGGGACCTTTGCTGCTTCCTTTTCTTTTTTCCGCGCAGATGCCAGTTCATAGGTAAATCCAAGAGACCACTTGAGAGAATTATCACTGTTCAATCGGAAAGCAGCAAAAGCTGCATCGATTTTCAGGTTTTCCCACTTAATACCTACTCCGGCAGAAAAGGGATTGGCAGGATCGTTGATCTGTGTTCCGATTCTGAGTGCCAGTGCGGGAAGAATCCACATCTCAGCACCGAGCGGGACAGTCAATCTTTCATAATTTCTGTTGTAAACCAGATCCGCGGATATTGTATAGTTATAGCTGTCATTTATGGAGTTACGGAACGCTGCCCCAAACCTTGCAGTGGAAGGGAGGTCGTGGCGGAAGAGAGTTCCCGATGTGTCAAGATAACCTGAACTGCGGCCGTAACCGTGCATGTATGACGCTCCTATGTCAAGCATCTCCGGGATAAGGGAATAAATCATACCTCCACTCAGTGTAAAGCCGTAGGATGAGTTCTCTGTCAGACGATCGTATACTCCGTTGAAGCCTGCTCCAACCGCGAACCGACCTCTCCTTAAGCCTGCATTCAGAGTACCGGAAGAACTCTGCTGAGAGCCATAGGAATTTACAATACCCTGCTCAGTGGCGTATTGAAATTGAACCGACTGGCTCTGGAAAGATCCACCCACGAACCATCCCGGAAAGATCCAGCCGGTTTCTATGTATCCTCTCCGCAGATCTTCATAAATTTTTCCGATCTCAAAGGAGATAAAGGGAGATCTCCGCAAAGCCATCGACGCCGGATTGTAAAAAGAGAAACCTCCCGCACCCAATGCTGTTCCCGCTGAACCCATTGCCATCGCCCGCGGGTTAACAGCCTCCTCAAGAAAGTTGTAATAGGCTGATCCCGGTACATTTCCGGCTTTCGCTACTGCAAACATCACCAGTATCGCAGCCAGACCTTTCAGATTTCTGGTCAATATCATTTTATCTCCTGAACCGTTTCTTCCCCAACCAATATCTCAATACTATTTCTGCTAAAAAGACATGGTAATATCAACCTGCTGTCCGACACCCGCCCATAATTTGTCAGTAGCGATTGCGTAATTGAGCTTGAGTCCCTCCCTGTAACGGGAGAGATCCAGTGAAAAACCCATCGTAATCGATACCGGAGAATTTGCAAAATAAGCTTTCCTGTCGTTAAGCAGATCACCATTAAGCAGAAACTCTGATATTCCGGCACGGATAAAAAACCTTTCCCAGTACTGCCATTCCCAGCCCAGGTTTACAATACCCTCCGGGCGGTACAGCTTTTTCCAGTTGCCGTCAAAAAAATATCCCTTTAAATCCACCGCCCAGATAAGGGGTTTTTTCATAAGCTCCGCTTTGTATTTACTTCCGATAGCAATAGAGGGAAGCGGCCTGTCCTGGACAAGGTTGTTGTAATAATCGGATTCTATCTCCCAGTCCATTCCCGCTCCCAAGTCTTTAGCCACCACCCCAAGTGTCCATCCGGGAGTAATTTTATATGTAAAAGATAGATCTACCGCACCTATTCCGACAGCCGAAGAATATCTCAGATCTCCACCACGGGCAATTGTGGGAAGACTCTGATAGTGGATACCGATCGAGGCTCCTGCGGTAAAGTTTCTGTTTACATAGTAACTCAGCGCTATTTTACCTGTCAGGGTAGTATAAGCCGCATGTTCAAGAGGCTGTTCCTGTTCATCGTAAAGCTTCAGGAATGGATCTCCTCTGTAAAGCAACAGAAAACCCATACCCATCCGCGGCGGAATCCTGAACTCAAATGCCCCGAAAGCATCTGAACGTCCAAATGATGCCATGCCAATACCTGCCGCAAGTTTTCTGGACCGAAGGAAAGAGAGCTGTGATGGATTCCACCAGGATAAAAGGTCCTCCGGAGCAGCACTTCCAGTCCCGCCCATGGCCAGAGATGTTGCTCCTACCGGAGGTCTCAGATAAGCTCCGGAACGTCCCCCGACCATCGATGCCTCACCTCCGGTGCAAAGCAGAACGGCGACTGCAAAAGCGGATAAGACAACTGTTTTTCTCGTAAACATATTACTTGGCCACCACGATCTTTCCGAAACCCCGTTCACCAGTATTGGTATTGATCTTATAATAGTAAACTCCCGGCGCAACCATCCTGCCCATATTATCCCTGCCATCCCAGCAGTCCTCTTTTTCAACTGTGCTGCGGCCCTGCGGTCCGCCATTCTTTCCCGCCTTTCGCGCTTTACCTTCGATGACAGTTTTCACAAGGTCCATATTGTAATCGTAAACCTTTATGGTGACTTTGGCATCGCCGGCAAGATTATAGACAAATACAGTGCGGCTCTGCCTCTCCCCGTCCCAGTATCCCTGCGCTGCCAGAATTCCCGGACGGGCATAGGTGTTTTTAAGACCAGCCTCCACCACAGGAGCCCTCTTTATCAGAATAAAATCATGACTGCTTTTTCCCGGGGTCTCCTGCTCCGAAAAGAACAATCCCTCTGATGATGCTATCCAGAGATAGCCGGAGGTTTCATCTCTTTTTGTAAAGAAAATATCCGTAATCATAGCAGGCATATCGATCCCGTATGCTACAGGTGTCATTCTCCGCTCAAACTTGCTTCGGTCAATTGCCGGAGAGGGATTACGCTGCACTGATGAATCTCCCAGTGTGTCCAGGTAGGCCTTTATTGTATTTAACCCGAAAGTCATGTAAATGTAACCGCCTGTGGCAAAAGAGATGCTGTTCGGAGAATCCTCAAGCATAATGCGCCACCCCTTTTCTTTCCGGTTATACTTGCAGAACACCAATGTGTCTTTTCCGGAAACACTCAGATTTATTGTGCTGTAAATCACCGGTGCGGTTGAGTCATTATTTACAAAAGCACTGAAGAAACTCCTGAATACAACCCCCGAGTCCAGGATTGCAGAGGTAATCGTATTGTCCCACGATGAATCGGAAAAGGAGAAAAGCCTCACCTTCGACGGTGTAGTGACCGCCAGAAAGTGCTCTGATGAATGTAAAGCGGTCACCTGGCGCTTCGCGGAAAGAGATCCTGAAATTACAAAATCCTCTATAGGGACAACCGATGAGGAACCCGGAGTCAGCACTTCGGTATCACCCGTGCCAGGGTTCCATCTTACTACCCCCCCATCGAGACAGGCAAAGAAAAAACAGTTACCGCCGTATACAACATCCATCACTGAAACATTGGCTTCTTTCTTGCCGGTTACGCTGTCTGACCAGAAAAAGCGAAACGGCTTTCGCACAATTTCTCCACCATCACGCCTGAATGTATATATCTCTTGCGGACCGCTTTCCGTATCCGTAACAGCAACTGTAAAACCTCCCCCACTTGCCAGATCGTAAATGCCTTTATTTATGCATCCCAGTTTGTAAGCAAGCCAGTTTGAGTTTTCCGTCACCCGTCCGGCCAGTTTTCCCTGCCCCTGGATAGTATTAAGAGAAAAGCTGTTGCTCTCGAGCGCTAAAATCCAGAGAGTATCGTTTGATCCTGAAAGCTGAAAGATTTGATTTGAAGCCAGCCCCCGGGTGCTGGAGCATCCGGCAGAACAGGCATTTTGGACCGGAATTAATAAAAACCCGATTCCGGAAAATAAGAAGATTTTACTTGCGAGAATCAAGTACTTGCGCATCACCAGGGACCTCGAATTTAAAGACTTCGCCGGGTATTTTAGAATTGAATGATGTCTTATTGAATTTATATGTGTGGATATTTCCATTGCGGTCTGTCAGTTTCAGTTCATTGACCACTCCGGTTTTATTTGACGCATGCACTTCGATTGTGTCCCATGATGAATTCCCGGAGAGAGAATCTGCTTTCCAGAAAAGAATTGTCGCGGAACCATCAGTTCCTTTATGGGTAAAAGAATAATCGTTGAGCCAGGAGGAAAGTAGTTTTGAGGGATGATATGAAAGATC
This portion of the Fibrobacter sp. genome encodes:
- a CDS encoding outer membrane lipoprotein carrier protein LolA; translation: MFKKTAALLLVISAFFEVFPAEPEIQSLIKKKYNQNATIETQFDLHIWWSVRERKESKKGKLYLAPGDKFRLELGSETVVSDGKDCWQYSKKSGQVIIKNLQDLDLSYHPSKLLSSWLNDYSFTHKGTDGSATILFWKADSLSGNSSWDTIEVHASNKTGVVNELKLTDRNGNIHTYKFNKTSFNSKIPGEVFKFEVPGDAQVLDSRK